A portion of the Meriones unguiculatus strain TT.TT164.6M chromosome 11, Bangor_MerUng_6.1, whole genome shotgun sequence genome contains these proteins:
- the Slc25a35 gene encoding solute carrier family 25 member 35 isoform X1, with translation MDFLMSGLAACGACVFTNPLEVVKTRMQLQGELQAPGSYQRHYRNVFHAFFTIGKVDGLAALQKGLAPALLYQFLMNGIRLGTYGLVESRGYLCTTDGVHSPYRSAAAGAMAGVMGAYLGSPIYMVKTHLQAQATSEIAVGHQYKHQGMFQALTEIGQKHGLVGLWRGALGGLPRVVIGSSTQLCTFSSTKNLMSQWEIFPPQSWKVALAAAMVSGVAIVLAMTPFDVASTRLYNQPTDTQGKGLMYRGIFDALLQTARTEGFFGMYKGIGASYFRLGPHTILSLFFWDQLRFLYNTYAK, from the exons ATGGACTTCTTGATGAGTGGCCTGGCAGCCTGCGGGGCCTGTGTGTTCACCAATCCCCTTGAGGTTGTGAAGACCAGAATGCAATTGCAGGGTGAACTGCAGGCCCCAGGCTCCTACCAGCGTCACTACCGAAATGTCTTCCACGCCTTCTTCACCATTGGCAAGGTGGATGGCCTGGCTGCCCTGCAGAAGGGCCTGGCCCCTGCACTCCTGTACCAGTTCCTGATGAATGGCATCCGACTGGGCACCTACGGGCTGGTGGAGTCTAGGGGCTACCTGTGTACCACTGATGGCGTCCACAGTCCCTACCGCAGCGCCGCAGCCGGGGCCATGGCTGGGGTCATGGGAGCCTATTTGGGAAGCCCCATCTACATG GTGAAGACACACCTGCAGGCACAGGCAACTTCTGAAATTGCTGTAGGGCACCAGTATAAACATCAG ggcaTGTTTCAGGCACTAACCGAGATTGGCCAGAAACATGGTCTAGTGGGGTTGTGGCGTGGGGCCTTGGGTGGCCTGCCCAGAGTTGTCATCGGCTCCTCCACCCAGCTGTGCACCTTCTCATCCACCAAGAACCTCATGAGCCAGTGGGAG aTCTTCCCTCCCCAGAGCTGGAAGGTGGCTCTGGCGGCCGCCATGGTGAGCGGTGTCGCAATAGTCCTGGCCATGACCCCCTTTGATGTGGCCAGCACAAGGCTTTATAACCAACCCACTGACACTCAAGGCAAG GGCCTCATGTACCGGGGGATCTTCGACGCTCTGCTGCAGACAGCTCGGACAGAGGGCTTTTTTGGCATGTACAAGGGTATAGGTGCCTCCTACTTTCGCCTCGGCCCGCACACTATCCTGTCCCTGTTCTTCTGGGACCAGCTGCGTTTCCTTTACAACACATATGCTAAGTAG
- the Rangrf gene encoding ran guanine nucleotide release factor, producing MEPTRNCPLFGGAFSAILPPGAIDVSDLRPVPDNQEVFCHPVTDQSVIVELLELQAHVRGEAAARYHFEDVGGVQGARALHVLSVGPLCLETLSLRGCCQDAWFLSGKQQVAKENQQVAKDVTLHQALLRLPQYQTDLLLTFNQPPTNSRSLGPENLSCPPWSLGNFEQLVTSLTLHDPNIFGPQ from the exons ATGGAGCCCACCAGAAACTGTCCACTGTTCGGAGGCGCCTTCTCCGCCATCCTCCCCCCTGGGGCCATTGATGTGAG CGACCTCCGACCGGTCCCGGATAACCAAGAAGTTTTCTGCCATCCCGTGACCGACCAGAGTGTGATCGTGGAACTTCTGGAGCTGCAGGCCCACGTGCGGGGCGAAGCGGCCGCGCG GTACCATTTTGAGGACGTTGGCGGGGTTCAGGGGGCCAGGGCCTTGCACGTGCTATCTGTGGGGCCTCTCTGTTTGGAGACTTTATCCCTGAGGGGGTGCTGTCAAGATGCCTGGTTCCTTTCTGGCAAGCAGCAGGTAGCTAAAGAAAACCAGCAG GTGGCAAAGGATGTCACGCTGCATCAGGCCTTGCTTCGGCTGCCCCAGTACCAGACTGACCTCTTGCTAACCTTCAATCAGCCCCC GACTAACAGCAGGTCCCTTGGCCCCGAAAATCTGTCATGTCCACCTTGGAGCCTGGGTAACTTTGAACAGCTGGTGACTAGCTTGACTCTTCATGATCCCAACATCTTTGGCCCCCAGTAA
- the Slc25a35 gene encoding solute carrier family 25 member 35 isoform X2 encodes MDFLMSGLAACGACVFTNPLEVVKTRMQLQGELQAPGSYQRHYRNVFHAFFTIGKVDGLAALQKGLAPALLYQFLMNGIRLGTYGLVESRGYLCTTDGVHSPYRSAAAGAMAGVMGAYLGSPIYMVKTHLQAQATSEIAVGHQYKHQIFPPQSWKVALAAAMVSGVAIVLAMTPFDVASTRLYNQPTDTQGKGLMYRGIFDALLQTARTEGFFGMYKGIGASYFRLGPHTILSLFFWDQLRFLYNTYAK; translated from the exons ATGGACTTCTTGATGAGTGGCCTGGCAGCCTGCGGGGCCTGTGTGTTCACCAATCCCCTTGAGGTTGTGAAGACCAGAATGCAATTGCAGGGTGAACTGCAGGCCCCAGGCTCCTACCAGCGTCACTACCGAAATGTCTTCCACGCCTTCTTCACCATTGGCAAGGTGGATGGCCTGGCTGCCCTGCAGAAGGGCCTGGCCCCTGCACTCCTGTACCAGTTCCTGATGAATGGCATCCGACTGGGCACCTACGGGCTGGTGGAGTCTAGGGGCTACCTGTGTACCACTGATGGCGTCCACAGTCCCTACCGCAGCGCCGCAGCCGGGGCCATGGCTGGGGTCATGGGAGCCTATTTGGGAAGCCCCATCTACATG GTGAAGACACACCTGCAGGCACAGGCAACTTCTGAAATTGCTGTAGGGCACCAGTATAAACATCAG aTCTTCCCTCCCCAGAGCTGGAAGGTGGCTCTGGCGGCCGCCATGGTGAGCGGTGTCGCAATAGTCCTGGCCATGACCCCCTTTGATGTGGCCAGCACAAGGCTTTATAACCAACCCACTGACACTCAAGGCAAG GGCCTCATGTACCGGGGGATCTTCGACGCTCTGCTGCAGACAGCTCGGACAGAGGGCTTTTTTGGCATGTACAAGGGTATAGGTGCCTCCTACTTTCGCCTCGGCCCGCACACTATCCTGTCCCTGTTCTTCTGGGACCAGCTGCGTTTCCTTTACAACACATATGCTAAGTAG